A window of the Gossypium hirsutum isolate 1008001.06 chromosome A03, Gossypium_hirsutum_v2.1, whole genome shotgun sequence genome harbors these coding sequences:
- the LOC107886420 gene encoding uncharacterized protein: protein MLEAMESSVNGGGFSQFQSCGDSSEEELSVLPRHTKVVVTGNNRTKSVLVGLQGVVKKAVGLGGWHWLVLTNGIEVKLQRNALSVIEAPTGNEEDDDLEFENMQWNGSDMASDDTQKSHRSRHRTHKSTGSSHKTMSRSFSCDSQSKGSVSTPRGSTKVDLSKLEMAALWRYWRHFNLVDAIPNPSKEQLVDVVQRHFVSQQMDELQVIVGFVQAAKRLKTVCK, encoded by the exons ATGTTGGAGGCAATGGAGAGTTCCGTCAATGGCGGGGGTTTCTCGCAGTTTCAGAGCTGCGGAGACAGTAGTGAAGAAGAGCTCTCGGTTCTGCCACGTCATACTAAGGTGGTTGTCACCGGGAATAACCGTACTAAATCTGTGCTCGTTGGTCTTCAAGGCGTGGTCAAGAAGGCTGTTGGACTTGGCGGGTGGCATTGGCTg GTTCTTACCAATGGCATAGAAGTAAAGCTACAGAGAAATGCACTTAGCGTGATTGAAGCTCCTACCGgcaatgaagaagatgacgatctTGAATTCGAAAACATGCAGTGGAATGGATCAGACATGG CATCTGATGACACTCAAAAGTCCCACAGATCGAGGCATAGAACGCATAAATCTACCGGTTCTTCTCACAAGACTATGAGCAGGTCTTTTTCTTGTGACTCACAGTCTAAGGGGTCTGTTTCCACACCTCGTGGGTCCACG AAGGTTGACCTCAGCAAACTTGAGATGGCTGCTTTGTGGAGATATTGGCGACACTTCAATCTT GTGGATGCCATTCCCAATCCATCAAAAGAGCAACTAGTCGATGTTGTCCAAAGGCATTTTGTGTCACAG CAAATGGATGAGCTTCAGGTCATTGTGGGATTTGTTCAGGCTGCAAAGAGATTGAAGACCGTCTGCAAATGA